The segment GCAACAGCAAATCCATCAGCTAAAAATTGCAATGTTGACATATGTTCACTCCTTTACACTAAAAAGTTGGGAAACTAGGTAAGACTCCTCCTAGTAAACCTGTAAATAAATAATAGACGCCTAGTGAAAATCCAGCTGCAATAATGATTGAATAAATCAATTTAGATCGTTCCAATGCTTGGAAGCTGATACATAAAAATAAGAATGTTGTAATGATATAACCGATTTTTTCAAGGAAAAATACATATGCAACAGCACTACCAAAAATAATTAAAAACTTTTTGAGCTCAGTAGAGGAGGTTTTAGAAGCTGATGTTGGTCCTCCTGTGATACGCTCTCTCACAGCATTTTTCCATGACTCATAAAATAATTGAAGACTTAATAAACCTAAAACAATACCTAAACCTAGTGGAAATATTTTAGGGCCGACAGTAGACCCGTAAGCACTATCAGAAATTTGTGTTGCTTGAACAACAAATAAAATGCTAAGTGCTAAAAGGATAATGCTAAATGTTTTATCAAATGTGTAGCTCAATCGTTTTACACCTCCATTGAAAATAATAGAAGATTACACAAGTAGTTTCATATTGTATGAAAATACTTGTGCTCCTTTCTTGACAAAAGTTGCTCTTTATTTTTGCATATCAAGAGCTGTTAACAGTTCAACGATTATTTCATTTTGACTATCTAAGTAAGCTGTAAATTCTTCAGCATTGCGGTATTCAGCCTGCCAGCCATTACGTGTTACTTCAGCTTGCCATTCTTCTGATTCAGACATTGCTTGTAATTTTTCAGACCAATAAGCAACTGCATCCTCACTCATATTTTTAGGACCAAAAATACCACGCCAAATTGTAAATTCCTCGTCAATACCAGCCTCTTTAAATGTAGGAACCTCTGCTAGCTCACCTTCTAAGCGCTCAGATGAACTTACGGCTAGTACACGTACATCTCCTGATTTAACATAAGTAGCAATTGTAGAAGCGTCTGTTGCAATTACATCAGCATTGCCGCCGAGTAATGCTGTTACAGCCTCACCGCCACCATCATAGGAAACATATTTAATTGTTTTTAAATCAATGCCAGCTTTATAAGCAGGAATAATGCCTACTAGATGATCCATAGAGCCCGGTGCAGAGCCACCTGCTAATGTAATATCTTTTGGCGAGGTTTTCATGGCATTTAAGACATCCTCAAGCGTTTGGAATGGAGAATCATTTTTAACAACAATTGCACCATAGTCACGCGTTAATTGTGCTAAAGGTGTAGTGTCCTTATAGCCGAATTTACTATTTCCTTCAGCTTTTTCATGATTAATAAGAATTGGTGGTGATTTAACCATTAACATATAATCATTATCTGCTTCCTTTGTAGCAAATGTTGCCATAAAGGCAGCACCACCACCACCTGGCTTGTTTTCAACTTGAATTGCTTTATCAATTAAACCTGTATCATTCATTGTTTTCGCTACTGCGCGGGCTGTTAAATCCCAGCCACCACCAGCACCAGATGGAGCGACAATCGTAATATTACTTTTCGGATAATCGCTTGCTTTCTTTCCTTCTGTTGTTTCTCCATTTGATGCTGAACAGCCAACTAAACTAGTAAATAGTAAGCCAGCTACCATTATTTTTGAAATTTTCCTCCACATAAAAATCCCCCTTAAAAAATGAAATGGTAGCGCTATCAATCTAGCGCTACCATTACTATAACTTATATCTGAATTGTGACAATATTGTGATAATAATGTGGATTAATGTCATTTTGTTCATAAAGTTTATTTGGAAATAAAGTATCGTCGTTCAGGACGACCCACTGTG is part of the Lysinibacillus sp. FSL K6-0232 genome and harbors:
- a CDS encoding tripartite tricarboxylate transporter TctB family protein, with translation MSYTFDKTFSIILLALSILFVVQATQISDSAYGSTVGPKIFPLGLGIVLGLLSLQLFYESWKNAVRERITGGPTSASKTSSTELKKFLIIFGSAVAYVFFLEKIGYIITTFLFLCISFQALERSKLIYSIIIAAGFSLGVYYLFTGLLGGVLPSFPTF
- a CDS encoding tripartite tricarboxylate transporter substrate binding protein, whose translation is MWRKISKIMVAGLLFTSLVGCSASNGETTEGKKASDYPKSNITIVAPSGAGGGWDLTARAVAKTMNDTGLIDKAIQVENKPGGGGAAFMATFATKEADNDYMLMVKSPPILINHEKAEGNSKFGYKDTTPLAQLTRDYGAIVVKNDSPFQTLEDVLNAMKTSPKDITLAGGSAPGSMDHLVGIIPAYKAGIDLKTIKYVSYDGGGEAVTALLGGNADVIATDASTIATYVKSGDVRVLAVSSSERLEGELAEVPTFKEAGIDEEFTIWRGIFGPKNMSEDAVAYWSEKLQAMSESEEWQAEVTRNGWQAEYRNAEEFTAYLDSQNEIIVELLTALDMQK